In the Papio anubis isolate 15944 chromosome 3, Panubis1.0, whole genome shotgun sequence genome, TGACTTATGAGCCATGGCTAGTGGattggctggctggctggagaCTTGAAAAAAACTAATTGAAAAACTGGTGATTAGGTGGACTATGCATGGACCTTTTGGAATGGACACAGAGGGCGGGAATATTTGTGTGCCGCATATATATCCAGTACATTGTATCACTATGGTGGAGGTTCTCAAAAATCAGATGATCAAGATGACCTATTTTGTGAATGTCAGTAAGCCTCTTTCTCCAGGTATCCCAGTGCTTGTTCAGTGGCTCCGTGTACAAACTGTGCCAGCATGGAAGGAAGTTACGTGTGAGCTAATAACATGGTTTTCCCTCACCAAGGCTGCTCTGACTATACCTACTGCTGAATGTCCCATTGACCAAAAGGTGAAGTCAATACTAAGCCACTGATAAGGCACTATTGTCCGGGGTGACCAGATGGCCACCTAGTATTAGCTGATTGTGTGAACTCTTCCCAACATAAAAGGAACAGCCCTTTATCTTCTCAGGAATAGCTACATGTTCTGGATAAAATTTTGCACTGTGGCCGAGCgccgtggttcacacctgtaatttcagcactttgggaggccgaggagggcggatcacctgaggtcaggagttcaagacaagcctggccaacatggtgaaactcccctctctactaaaaatacaaaaatcagctggacgtggCGGTGgtcacatgtaatcccagctactggggaggctgaggcaggagaatcacttgaacctgggaggtggaggttgcagtgagccaagatcatgccactgcactctagcctgggtgacagtgcaagactctgtctcaaaaaaaaaaatttttttttaattttacattttattcccTGCCTGCAGAGCTTCTACTAATACCACTATTATGAAGCTACAGAATGCCTTATCTGTTGCTTTAATATTGCATATAATATTGTCTGTGATCAAGGGCATATATTATGGTAAAAGAGGTCTCATATTCTCAAAATTCAGTATATACCTAGATCTTACAGAGCAGCTGGCTTGATAGAACAGTGAATTGGTCTAAGGCTCAATTGTAGTGTGAGCGGGGATACCCTGCAAAGTTGGGATGTTGTCCTACAGGAAGGGGAAGATACCTTAAACCAGCAGTCAATATTTGCCCATAACAAGATTGCacggaggccaggcatggtggctcatgtctgtaatctcagcactttgtgaggccaaggcgggcagatcacttgaggtcaggagttcaagacaagcctggctaacatggtgaaaacctgtctctactaaaattacaaaaattagccgggtgtggtggtgcatgcctatagtcccagctactcgggaggctgaggtgggagaattgcttgaacccggtaggtggaggttgcagtgagccaagatcacaccacagtactccagcctgggcaacagagtgagaccccgccttaaaaaaaaaaaaaaaaaaaaagaatgcgtGTATGCATGGGACtaagcctggtggctcacacctgtaatcctagcactctgggaagctgaggcagcagggtctcttgaagccaggagttcaagaccaccttgggcagCATAGACTCAGactctaaaaatacaatattagcagTGCACAGTAGCACGTTCcggtagtcccaactacttaggagattgaggtggaaggattgcgtgagtccaggtgtttgaggctgcagtgagctatgatcacaccactgcactccagactgagtgacagagtaagactacgTTTCTAAAAGTTAATAAAAGGCCGAGTCCCCTCGCCAAGTTCCCTCCGTCGCCGCCAAGATGATGTGCGGAGCGCCCTCCGCCGTGCAGCCGGCCACCGCCAAGACCCAGTACATCGCCGACCAGGTGAGGTCCCAgcttcaagagaaagaaaacaagaagttcCCTGTATTTAAGGCCGTGTGGTTCAAGAGCCAAGTGGTGGCGGGAACAAACTACTTCATCAAGGTGCATGTTGGAGACGAGAACTTCGTACACCTGCGAGTGTTCATATCTCTCCCTCACGAAAACAAGCCCTTGACCTTGTCTAACTACCAGACCAACAAAGCCAAGCACGACGAGCTGAGCTATTTCTGATCCTGACTTCGGACAGGACCCTTCAGCCAGAAGACTGATAATTAAAGTGATCCTCCATGGACCAGAGCATGCACTTGTGATCCTAAAATAAGCTTCATCTTTGGGCTGTGCCCTCGGAGTGGGAGGGGCGGGATTCAGCAGCTGCGCTTGCATTTCTCTTCCTAAATTTCATTGTGttgatttctttccttcccaaTCAGTGATCTtaattactttcaaaatattttcaaaatagatatatttttaaaatccttaaaaaaaaaaaaaaggaacacatgaGTGTGAGAACCCAGGTGGAATGTTTCTGCTAGCCACACTGGTTTCCCAGGTGTTTCTCTAGAACGCTAGACATGTTCCTGCCTCCGTTCCCTCTACCTGAAATACTTTCCTCCCAGATGGTCTCTTCATTCCCTCTCAGTCTTTCTTCAAATACTTGCTCAAATGTCAACCTCTTAACAAGGCCTACTCCAATTACTGTGTTTAAAATTGCAAAACCTTTCTTTGCCTTCCTGATTACTCCTTACTATGCATCTCTCTGTAATCCTCTCACCGTCtaacatacattatttatttgtttattgtttattatttgtccTCCTCCCTCTAGAAAGTGAGCTTCGTAACAGCAGGGATTTCTATTTCATTCACTGTTCTATCTCCAGTGACTAACACAGTGCTGGAAAcatagtaggaactcaataaacatttctcttgttttttaattaattttttatttccctaagatttggggaacaggtagtatttggttacatgagtaagttctttagtggtgatttgtgaagttttggtgtacccatcacctgagcagtacacactgaacccaatttgtagtcttttatcccttacccccttcccaccctttcccccgagtccccaaagtccactgtgtcatcCTTATGCCTTTGCAACCTCATAGCTTCGCCCCtaattatgagtgagaatgtacgaacatataatgtttggttttccattcctgagttacttagaataatagtctccaatcccaatAAACATATCTTGATTGACTTGAATGACTATCATGAAAGTTCTTAGAGAAGAGTAGACAGTATCTCTAGTCTGTTATCTTTACCTATGTCATGGGTTGGttggtaaactttttctgtaaaaggccagatagtgaatattttaggcttgtgGGCCATGCATTCTTTTTGCAGTCACTCCACATTGGCATTGTAGCACCAAAGCAGCCATTGACTGTAGGTAAGTGAACGGGCGATACATGGAAAGGAAATAAGGGAATTGCTGAGGTCCTGGGAATTGGGAACCTGAGCAGGGAGGTGATGTGAAAAGTGCATGACAGGAAATATTTTACACAGATGTGCGTGTACACTTTTCTTCATGCCTTCTCCACTATCACGGCTAATACTGTTTTGAATTTAAATGTTCAGTTTGATTTTGACTTTTGagtattgtacatttaaaattgcCACAGAGTACATTTACTAATACAACCTCCAGGTGGAACCCTTTCTTTTTCAGTGCACTGTTCCACAAGTATTCACTGAATATCTACTATGTGACAAAAACGAAGTGTTAGGGTACAGTTTTGAATCAAGCAAAGATCTTATGCTGGAAAAGCTTATGTTCTAATGGAGAAGACAGATGATAGCATGTATAAAAAAGGTAATTTCAGATAGTGATATGTTCTACAAGGAAATTACATAGAGCAATAGGAGAGCTTCCCTGAGGACATGCTATTTAAGCAGAAAACTGAAGAATAAGTAGGAGGCATGCAAATACCTGAGGGTAGAGTTGTTTTACTTTATTCTACTGtggtaaaatattcataatataaaaatgtagcattcaaatctttttttttttttgagacagtgtttcactcttgttgccccagctggagtgcaatagcgtgatctcggctcaccacaacctccatctccccagttcaagtgattctcctgcctcagcctcccaagtagctaggattacaggcacacaccaccacacccggctaattttgtatttttagtagacacggtgtttctgcatgttggtcaggctggtcttgaacttccgacctcaggtgatctgcctgcctcggcctcccaaagtgctgggattaaaggctcaaatcatttttaagtgtactgttttatggcattaagtatattcattgttgtgcaaccatcactaccatccatctctagaacttcTTTCATCTTCCAAACTGAAACTTCTTGCTCATTAAACAACTCTTCACCCTCTCCCCAATGgcaaccattctactttctgtgtctatgaatttAACTATCCTCAGTACCtaatatgagtggaatcatatagtatttgtccttatttctcttagcataatgttttcaaggttcattcatgttgcagtCAGAATTTTCATCCCTTTTGAGGCTGCATAATCTTCTATTCtctgtgtataccacattttgttaattcattcaacagTTGATGAAGATTAGGGTCGCTTCtacttttggctgttgtgaataacgTTGTTATGTATATGGGTGTATAAACATCTTTCAGAgcccctgctttcagttcttttgggtatatacctagaagtgaaacTGTGGGAttgtatggtaattctgtgtttagttttttgaggaaccaccgtactgttctccacagtagctacaccattttacattccaccaacagtgcacaagagttccaatttcttcacattcttgccaacaattgttattttctatttgtttgtgtatttctttctttttctaaaacatctaaaatgtgtttattgGGGTGGTTTCCCATTGATCTTGATTCAAAGTGCTTTTAGTGCTGCCTCCTCCTGAAGGAGCATCCTTCTGTCAGCCTTGCTTTTCCTCCTGTAGGCTGACAGAGAACAGTAgagcagtgatatggtttggctacgtccctacccaaatctcatcttgaattgtagttcccataatctccatgtgtcatggaagggacctggtgggaggcaattgaatcatgggggcgattACCCTcatgcttttcttgtgatagtaagttctcatgacatctgatggttttataaagggctttccCATCCCactttgctcggcacttcttcctgacaccatgtgaagaaggacatgtttgcttccccttccgccatgattgtaagtttcctgaggcctctccagccctgtagaactgtgagtcaattaaacctcttccttttataCATTGCCCAGACTCTGGacggcccagtggctcatgcctgtaattccagcactttgggaggccgaggtgggtggatcacttgaggtcaggcattcaagaccagattggccaacatggtgaaaccccatctctactaataatacaaaaattagccaggtgtggtggtgtgcacctgtaatcccagctactagggaggctgaggcacaagaatcgcttgaacctgggaggcagaggttgcagtgagctgagatcacaccactgcactccagcctaggcaacagagtgaaattgtgtctcaaaataaataaataaataaataaataaataaaataaaaataaattacccagtctcaggtattttttcatagcagcatgaaaacagactaatatagtaaattggtaccacagagagtgggttgctgctataaggatacccaaaaatgtggaaatgactttggaactggggaACAGGCAGACTGGAACAGTTTGTagggcttagaagaagacaggaaaatgtgggaaagtttggaacttcctagagacttggagggctcagaagacaggaggaTGTGGGAAAGtctgaaacttcctagagacttgttaaatggttttgaccaaaatgctgatagtgatatggacaataaagtccaggctgcgGTAGTCttagatgaagatgaggaacttgttgggaactggagtaaaggtcactcttgctatgcaacaagactggtggcattttgcccc is a window encoding:
- the LOC101017479 gene encoding cystatin-B-like, producing the protein MMCGAPSAVQPATAKTQYIADQVRSQLQEKENKKFPVFKAVWFKSQVVAGTNYFIKVHVGDENFVHLRVFISLPHENKPLTLSNYQTNKAKHDELSYF